In Rutidosis leptorrhynchoides isolate AG116_Rl617_1_P2 chromosome 2, CSIRO_AGI_Rlap_v1, whole genome shotgun sequence, one genomic interval encodes:
- the LOC139889205 gene encoding squamosa promoter-binding-like protein 13A, producing the protein MESWKFDTISITDEIDRSKMGPMDFDSNMVFVSQNIENQGFGERYFPHFIGTHNAFSEEHESSSKLSNSVVESNCRESGLFDLKLDRIVSQENPQIFSSAKIAYNLNSSKVSMPSKHARSAGFGSQLPFCQVHGCNKSLVSCKEYHKRHKVCELHSKSAKVIVKGVVQRFCQQCSRFHLLSEFDDGKRSCRKRLADHNERRRKPRGNTLLIIINAKAFYKL; encoded by the exons ATGGAATCTTGGAAATTTGATACTATTTCAATTACTGATGaaattgatagaagtaaaatggggcCAATGGATTTTGATAGCAATATGGTTTTTGTGTCTCAAAACATAGAAAATCAAGGATTTGGTGAAAGGTATTTTCCTCACTTTATTGGCACTCACAATGCATTTTCTGAAGAGCATGAATCAAGTTCTAAGCTATCGAATTCGGTTGTAGAATCAAATTGTAGAGAATCAGGACTCTTTGATCTTAAATTAGACAGAATTGTTAGTCAAGAGAATCCTCAAATTTTTAGTTCTGCCAAAATTGCCTACAACTTGAATTCTTCTAAAGTTTCTATGCCATCAAAACACGCACGAAGCGCAGGTTTCGGTTCTCAATTACCATTTTGCCAAGTTCATGGTTGCAACAAAAGCCTTGTTTCTTGTAAAGAGTACCATAAGAGGCATAAAGTTTGTGAATTACACTCAAAAAGTGCTAAAGTCATTGTGAAAGGGGTTGTACAAAGGTTTTGTCAACAATGTAGCAG ATTTCATTTATTAAGTGAATTTGATGATGGCAAAAGGAGCTGCCGTAAGCGGCTCGCAGACCATAATGAGCGCAGAAGGAAACCTCGTGGTAACACTTTGTTGATAATTATTAATGCAAAAGCTTTTTATAAACTTTAA
- the LOC139892370 gene encoding probable UDP-arabinopyranose mutase 1 has product MASSVPATPLLKDELDIVIPTIRNLDFLEMWRPFFEQYHLIIVQDGDPSKVIKVPQGFDYELYNRNDINRILGPKASCISFKDSACRCFGYMVSKKKYIFTIDDDCFVAKDPSGNDINALEQHIKNLLSPSTPFFFNTLYDPYREGADFVRGYPFSLREGVPTAVSHGLWLNIPDYDAPTQLVKPRERNTRFVDAVLTIPKGTLFPMCGMNLAFNRETIGPAMYFGLMGDGQPIGRYDDMWAGWCMKVICDHMGWGVKTGLPYIWHSKASNPFVNLKKEYKGIYWQEELIPFFQAVTLPKECTTVQSCYMELAKQVKAKLGKVDDYFNKLADAMITWIEAWDELNPSAKIVNGK; this is encoded by the exons ATGGCTTCCTCTGTACCCGCAACCCCACTTTTGAAAGATGAACTCGATATCGTTATCCCCACAATCAGAAACCTCGATTTCCTCGAGATGTGGCGACCATTCTTCGAACAATATCATCTAATCATCGTACAAGACGGTGATCCTTCAAAAGTCATTAAAGTTCCACAAGGTTTCGATTACGAGCTTTACAATCGTAACGATATTAACAGAATCCTTGGTCCTAAAGCTTCTTGCATCTCGTTTAAGGATTCAGCTTGTCGTTGTTTCGGTTACATGGTTTCTAAGAAGAAATACATCTTCACCATCGATGATGATTGCTTT GTTGCTAAAGATCCATCTGGCAATGATATCAATGCACTTGAGCAACACATTAAGAATCTGTTGAGCCCATCGACTCCATTTTTCTTCAACACCTTATACGATCCGTACAGGGAAGGTGCCGATTTCGTCCGTGGATACCCGTTTAGTCTTCGTGAAGGTGTCCCTACTGCGGTTTCTCATGGACTTTGGCTTAATATTCCTGATTATGATGCTCCAACTCAGCTGGTGAAGCCTCGTGAAAGAAACACTCG ATTTGTAGACGCGGTTTTGACGATTCCAAAAGGAACTCTTTTCCCTATGTGTGGAATGAACCTTGCTTTTAACCGTGAGACTATCGGCCCTGCAATGTACTTTGGTCTTATGGGCGATGGTCAGCCAATTGGTCGTTACGACGACATGTGGGCTGGCTGGTGCATGAAG GTGATTTGTGATCACATGGGCTGGGGTGTGAAGACCGGTCTGCCATACATTTGGCACAGTAAGGCTAGCAATCCTTTTGTAAACTTGAAGAAGGAATACAAAGGAATCTACTGGCAAGAAGAGTTGATCCCGTTTTTCCAAGCTGTTACGTTGCCTAAAGAGTGCACCACGGTCCAAAGTTGCTACATGGAACTAGCCAAACAGGTCAAGGCTAAGCTCGGAAAGGTTGATGACTATTTCAACAAGCTAGCAGACGCTATGATCACTTGGATTGAAGCTTGGGACGAGCTCAACCCGTCTGCCAAAATCGTTAATGGCAAGTAA